From Camarhynchus parvulus chromosome 10, STF_HiC, whole genome shotgun sequence, one genomic window encodes:
- the CASC4 gene encoding protein CASC4 isoform X2: protein MVGFGANRRGGRLPSLVLVALLAVIAVLAFHCWNAASRQALLREELAELQSQAQRTEVARGRLERRNSDLLGKVDSHRKQLEQKEADYSHLSSQLQARDGQVKRCEDGKMKLQNNISYQMADIHRLKEQLAELRQEFIRQEDQLHEYKKNSTYLTRRLEYDSLQCGQQIKEMRLQHEENIKKLMDQIAREQKATKKVQSSKDTAVSPSNGDQAIPEAVAEVEDKDIVKNEEPSEHVANGKEKIKPGGDAGMPEIEDNDPAKAEDTPTALKRPLISAPKSEGHQPVINLPTEQPHAPNLAPGLPSDSDGNADIAKQIPPNSLQHLNFEENVETRKEHKVEPDQIKIPKSRVSDLQKIKQNDEERDLQNDLGDYSKSRLSEGVL, encoded by the exons ATGGTGGGGTTCGGGGCGAACCGCCGGGGCGGCCGCCTGCCCTCGCTGGTGCTCGTGGCGCTGCTGGCCGTGATCGCCGTGCTCGCCTTCCACTGCTGGAACGCGGCGTCGCGGCAGGCCCTGCTGCGGGAGGAGCTGGCcgagctgcagagccaggcccagCGCACCGAGGTGGCGCGGGGCCGCCTGGAGCGGCGCAACTCGGACCTGCTGGGCAAGGTGGACTCGCAcaggaagcagctggagcagaaggaggCGGACTACAGCCACCtgagcagccagctgcaggcCAGGGACGGCCAGGTGAAGCGCTGCGAGGACGGCAAG atGAAGCTGCAGAACAACATCTCGTATCAGATGGCAGACATACATCGGCTAAAGG AACAACTGGCAGAGTTACGGCAGGAGTTCATCCGCCAGGAAGATCAGCTGCACGAGTACAAGAAGAACAGCACGTACCTGACAAGGAGGCTGGAGTATGACAG CctgcagtgtgggcagcagatCAAGGAAATGAGACTGCAGCATGAAGAGAACATCAAGAAATTAATGGACCAAATTGCTCGGGAACAAAAG GCCACGAAGAAAGTTCAGTCTAGTAAAGACACTGCAGTCAGCCCCAGCAATGGTGACCAGGCAATACCTGAGGCGGTTGCAGAGGTGGAAGATAAAGACATAGTGAAGAATGAGGAGCCTTCAGAACATGTTGCAAATGGCAAAG AGAAAATCAAACCAGGAGGAGATGCAGGCATGCCTGAAATAGAAGATAATGACCCTGCTAAAGCTGAAGATACTCCCACTG CTTTAAAGAGGCCACTTATTTCAGCTCCTAAAAGTGAAGGTCATCAGCCTGTTATCAATCTTCCAACTGAACAGCCCCATGCTCCAAACCTTGCACCAG GTTTGCCCAGTGACAGTGATGGAAACGCTGACATTGCCAAGCAGATCCCTCCAAATTCTCTCCAGCACctgaattttgaagaaaatgtggAAACCCGGAAAGAGCACAAGGTTGAGCCAGACCagataaaaatcccaaagagcCGAGTTAGCGACTTGCAGAAGATTAAGCAAA ATGATGAGGAGCGAGACCTGCAGAACGACCTGGGGGACTACAGCAAGTCCCGCCTCAGCGAGGGGGTCCTGTAG
- the CASC4 gene encoding protein CASC4 isoform X1 yields the protein MVGFGANRRGGRLPSLVLVALLAVIAVLAFHCWNAASRQALLREELAELQSQAQRTEVARGRLERRNSDLLGKVDSHRKQLEQKEADYSHLSSQLQARDGQVKRCEDGKMKLQNNISYQMADIHRLKEQLAELRQEFIRQEDQLHEYKKNSTYLTRRLEYDSLQCGQQIKEMRLQHEENIKKLMDQIAREQKATKKVQSSKDTAVSPSNGDQAIPEAVAEVEDKDIVKNEEPSEHVANGKEKIKPGGDAGMPEIEDNDPAKAEDTPTALKRPLISAPKSEGHQPVINLPTEQPHAPNLAPGLPSDSDGNADIAKQIPPNSLQHLNFEENVETRKEHKVEPDQIKIPKSRVSDLQKIKQSRFFDENESPVDPQQGSKLADYNGDDGNVGEYEADKQAELAYNEEEDGDGGEEDVQDDEERDLQNDLGDYSKSRLSEGVL from the exons ATGGTGGGGTTCGGGGCGAACCGCCGGGGCGGCCGCCTGCCCTCGCTGGTGCTCGTGGCGCTGCTGGCCGTGATCGCCGTGCTCGCCTTCCACTGCTGGAACGCGGCGTCGCGGCAGGCCCTGCTGCGGGAGGAGCTGGCcgagctgcagagccaggcccagCGCACCGAGGTGGCGCGGGGCCGCCTGGAGCGGCGCAACTCGGACCTGCTGGGCAAGGTGGACTCGCAcaggaagcagctggagcagaaggaggCGGACTACAGCCACCtgagcagccagctgcaggcCAGGGACGGCCAGGTGAAGCGCTGCGAGGACGGCAAG atGAAGCTGCAGAACAACATCTCGTATCAGATGGCAGACATACATCGGCTAAAGG AACAACTGGCAGAGTTACGGCAGGAGTTCATCCGCCAGGAAGATCAGCTGCACGAGTACAAGAAGAACAGCACGTACCTGACAAGGAGGCTGGAGTATGACAG CctgcagtgtgggcagcagatCAAGGAAATGAGACTGCAGCATGAAGAGAACATCAAGAAATTAATGGACCAAATTGCTCGGGAACAAAAG GCCACGAAGAAAGTTCAGTCTAGTAAAGACACTGCAGTCAGCCCCAGCAATGGTGACCAGGCAATACCTGAGGCGGTTGCAGAGGTGGAAGATAAAGACATAGTGAAGAATGAGGAGCCTTCAGAACATGTTGCAAATGGCAAAG AGAAAATCAAACCAGGAGGAGATGCAGGCATGCCTGAAATAGAAGATAATGACCCTGCTAAAGCTGAAGATACTCCCACTG CTTTAAAGAGGCCACTTATTTCAGCTCCTAAAAGTGAAGGTCATCAGCCTGTTATCAATCTTCCAACTGAACAGCCCCATGCTCCAAACCTTGCACCAG GTTTGCCCAGTGACAGTGATGGAAACGCTGACATTGCCAAGCAGATCCCTCCAAATTCTCTCCAGCACctgaattttgaagaaaatgtggAAACCCGGAAAGAGCACAAGGTTGAGCCAGACCagataaaaatcccaaagagcCGAGTTAGCGACTTGCAGAAGATTAAGCAAA GCCGGTTCTTTGATGAGAATGAATCCCCTGTGGACCCGCAGCAGGGTTCTAAACTGGCAGATTATAATGGGGATGATGGGAACGTGGGTGAGTATGAGGCAGACAAACAGGCCGAGCTGGCTTAcaatgaggaagaggatggtgATGGTGGAGAAGAAGACGTCCAAG ATGATGAGGAGCGAGACCTGCAGAACGACCTGGGGGACTACAGCAAGTCCCGCCTCAGCGAGGGGGTCCTGTAG